The Streptococcus sanguinis genome contains the following window.
TGATGGGCAAGAATTTTTCTATTTCAATGAAAATGGCAGTAGTGTCCCTGAAAATAAAGATAATCTACCTTTGGAAAGTGTGACAAATAGTAAGAGTAATATAGTGGTTGTATTAGATACTGATAAAATGGTAGAAACTAACGATTTTATTTTGGCAAGCAATATCATATATAACTCACTTTTTAGTCCAGAAGCAATTAAGGAAATCAACGATTTGAGTGCTAGTTTGAATTTTTCAATCAATCCAGTCGAGGTTTACCAAACTGTGAAACTTAATATTCAATCTTTAGAGCACCAAATTCTCCTTTCAAAAATACTGCAAATAATTATTTGTGGAATTGTATTTCTACTCATTTATCAATATGCTCAAATGTTTGTTGCCTTAAAACAGAATGACTATGTCAAAAAAATCATTTTAGGCCTATCGAAAACAAGTATAGCCATTTCAAGTCTAAAATATTTTATGATAACGATTATAATGGTTATCTTATCGACATTTATCATGACTGGACAAATAGAGTTATTGTATATTGGTCTTGCTTCTTTAACGGTTTTAATGATGTCAATAATAATAAGTTTCAGAAAATTATCTGATAGATACACTCAAATTCTAAAAGGAGATGACTAATGACAATTGAAATTGTGAATGTTACAAAAAAATATGGCTCAAAAGAAATATTTACAGATTTAAATTTAACCTTTGAAGCTGGGAAAAGCTACGCCTTGATTGGCGGTTCGGGTTCAGGTAAAAGTACCTTGCTAAACATTATAGGAAGGCTAGAAAAAATTGACAGTGGAAAAGTGTTAGTTGATAAACAGGATATTTGGAAAACAAAAGAAAGAACCTATTTTAAAAATACTATTGGGTATGTATTCCAAAATTATTCTTTGATAGAAAACAAAACAGTATATGATAATTTAAAACTCCTCAATAAAGACAAAAAGATTATATCTGAGATACTTGAAAAAGTAGGCCTTTCTACGGACTATTTAAAACATAAAATATATGAATTGTCTGGGGGACAGGCTCAGCGTGTAGCTATTGCAAGAATGTTAATGAAACCGCGTAAAATTATTTTAGCGGATGAACCTACAGGAGCCTTGGATAGTGAGATTGGGAATGAAATCATCAACTTATTATTGAGTGAAGCAGCCAAGAATAATTATGTTATTATAGCAACACATGATCCAGCTGTATATAGTAAAGTTGATGTTATCGTTGACATAAAAGATATAGGAAGTAAGGCATGAAAAAGAAAATTTATATTAGTTTGCTACTAGTCATTGGAGTACTCGCAATCGTCTTAATTGGCAAACAAGTGATTAAAAAAGAAAATCCCAATAAACCTTCGGTGGATTTAACAGTCTATACAATCTCTTCGAATGATACCGAAAGATGGGATAAGGTAAGGCAAGTAGAAACAGAAGATGCTGTCTATCTAATATCTGTCAAAGAAGTAGCATCTTCAGAAGAAGTGTTTTCAAATATTATTGCAGATGGCACTGCTATGGGGTTTGGGGTTAGTGAAGAAGAAGTTAAACAATTTAACAATAATTTAGGAACTACTGTAGTAGATGCTAAAAATAATAAATTGATTGGGATAGAATTCTTCACTTTTTCTGATGATGGCAAGGGATTTTCAGTAGCGAATTTTGATTACGGCAAAAAAGAGTTTAATAATCAAAAAAAAGAAAAGAAAGAGTTCTATAAAAAACTATACGAAGCGTTTAAAAAATAATTTATGATGACACGACAAACGCATAAAGACAAAAGTTCCAATAAATTTTTGAAATACAAATGATTATTTAATTTTTTGACAAGCATTTGTCAAAGGTAGCTGCAGTTCTACTTTCCTCTTTTTTCTTTGCTGTCTTATATGTAAAAATCGAACGCAATCTTTGCATGCCTGCTCTCTTTCATATGTTTCATAATAGGGTGATTCTGTTTCTTATTTCATAGGAAAAATTCCTTGGCTTTCTAAAATCCAAGGAATTTTATTTAGTTATCCTTTCTGCATCCAAATCTTTTCCTTGATAAAGATGCGTAATTCATAGAAAAGCATAAAGAGGGTGGAGATGAGGAAGCCAGCCATAAAGATATGATGCAAATAGGCAAAAATAGCAATCTCAACCAAAACGGAGAAGAGATAGAAAATGACTAAATAATGCCATTTCTTAGCCTTACTGTCTTCGATAACCTTTTTCTCCAAGCGCTCATCCTCCTTGATGAGTGTGTCCAGACTGATATCGAACTCCCGACTGATAGCGATGAGATTTCCAATATCAGGGATACCTTTTTCGCTTTCCCAGCGAATGGCAGAGCGGGAAACCTTGAGTCTTTCTGCCAAAGCCTCCTGAGTGAGTTGATTTTGTTGACGAATATCTTTGAGAACTTGTGAAATTTTCATGATGATCTCCTTTCTTCAAATAAAAGTAGTTAGATGATTTCCTTTTTTCTTCTTTATTATAAAAATAATGAAACTATTTGCCAATAGCATTTCCCTAACAATCTAGTTATTCTGCATAACACCAGTCATTCTTAAAAGTTTTCCACAGCATGTTGACAAGTTTGTCAAGGAACTTGACAGCTCTTTTTATTTCCTGAAATGAAAATCAACTTTTTTAAGATTTTTTGTGATAAAATAAAGCCAATTCCGAATAGTAAGGTAGGAGGTTCTATGAAAGCAGAAATTATTGCTGTGGGCACCGAGATTCTGACAGGTCAGATTGTCAATACCAATGCCCAATTTTTATCTGAAAAACTGGCGAGTCTGGGGATTGATGTCTATTTTCAAACAGCAGTAGGGGACAATGAAAATCGTCTCCTCTCTGTTTTGGAAATTGCTCAAGGGCGTAGTAATCTAATTATCCTAACAGGAGGCTTGGGGCCAACAGAGGATGATTTGACCAAGCAGACCTTGGCTAAGTTCTTAGGACGTGAGCTCAATTTTGACTCTCAGGCTGTGGAAAAGCTGGATCGCTTTTTTGCTAGCCGGCCAGATTATGCTCGAACTCCCAACAATGAGCGTCAGGCCCAGCTGGTTGAAGGCTCGACTCCGTTACCAAATGCAACCGGCTTAGCTGTCGGAGGATTGTTAGAAGCAGATGGAGTGACCTATGTAGTCCTGCCTGGCCCGCCTAGTGAGCTCAAGCCCATGGTCAATAACGAGCTGGTTCCCCTCTTATCCACAGGCCAAAAATTGTATTCCCGCGTGCTGCGCTTCTTTGGTATCGGCGAGAGTCAGTTAGTGACTATTTTGTCAGAGATGATTGAGCAGCAGAGTGACCCCACCATTGCTCCTTATGCAAAGACAGGGGAAGTTACCCTGCGACTGTCCACCAAGGCTCTGAGTCAGGCAGAAGCCGACACCAAATTTGAGGCTGTGGAAAAGGAAATTTTGGCACACAAGACTTTTGAGGGACATTCACTGTCAGAGATTTTCTACGGTTATGGCGATGACAATTCCTTGGCACAGGTGGCTTTTGACTTGCTCAAGAATCAGGGGAAGTCGATTTCGGCGGCAGAGAGTCTGACAGCTGGCCTCTTTCAGGCTACCTTGGCAGATTTTGCTGGAGCCTCATCCATTTTTTCAGGTGGCTTTGTCACCTACAGCATGGTGGAAAAGAGCCGGATGCTGGATATTCCGTTGGGAGACCTAGAGAAGCATGGAGTTGTTTCCGCTTTTACAGCTGGGAAAATGGCAGAGCAGGCTAGAAAGCTGACCGAAAGCGACTTAGCTGTCAGTTTGACAGGTGTGGCTGGACCAGAGTCACTGGAAGACCATCCAGCAGGGACTGTTTTTATCGGCTTAGCTAGTGCTGCTGGAACAGAAACTATTAAGGTCAATATTGCTGGACGAAGTCGGCGTGATGTGCGGAAAATTGCTGTTCTGCACGCTTTCAACCTAGTACGAAAAACTTTATTAAATAGCTGATTTTTGGTATAATGACGAAGATGGCCAAAAGACATTTTAGAAAAAACAGGAGAAATAAATGGCAAAGAAACAAAAAAAATTAGACGAAATCTCAAAGAAATTCGGCGATGAGCGCCAAAAAGCCTTGGATAATGCTCTTAAAAACATTGAAAAGGATTTTGGTAAGGGAGCCATTATGCGTCTTGGCGAGCGGGCAGAGCAAAAGGTTCAAGTCATGAGTTCTGGCTCTTTGGCCTTGGATATTGCCCTTGGTGCTGGTGGTTACCCTAAGGGACGGATTATTGAAATCTATGGTCCGGAGTCTTCTGGTAAGACAACTGTTGCTCTTCATGCAGTTGCTCAAGCGCAAAAAGAAGGTGGCATCGCAGCCTTTATCGATGCTGAGCATGCTTTGGATCCGTCATACGCAGCTGCACTGGGTGTCAATATTGATGAGTTGCTGCTGTCTCAACCTGATTCTGGAGAACAGGGACTGGAAATTGCTGGCAAGCTGATTGACTCAGGTGCTGTCGACTTGGTGGTCGTGGACTCAGTTGCAGCCCTGGTACCACGTGCAGAAATCGATGGCGATATCGGTGACAGCCATGTCGGCTTGCAGGCTCGGATGATGAGCCAGGCTATGCGCAAACTGTCTGCTTCTATCAACAAAACGAAGACGATTGCGATTTTCATTAACCAGCTGCGCGAAAAAGTTGGCGTTATGTTTGGGAATCCTGAAACAACACCAGGTGGCCGTGCATTGAAGTTCTATGCTTCTGTCCGTCTGGATGTCCGTGGTAATACTCAAATCAAGGGAACTGGTGATGAGAAGGATACCAATGTTGGTAAAGAAACCAAGATCAAGGTCGTTAAAAATAAGGTGGCTCCGCCATTCAAGGAAGCTTTCGTGGAAATCATGTATGGAGAAGGAATTTCCAAGACTGGTGAGTTGATTAAGATTGCGACTGATTTGGATATCATCAAAAAAGCTGGTGCTTGGTACTCCTACAATGATGAAAAAATCGGTCAAGGCTCTGAAAATGCTAAGAAGTACTTGGCAGATCATCCAGAAGTCTTTGACGAAATTGACCGCCAGGTTCGTGTCCGCTATGGTTTGATTGAAGGCGATGAGTTGGCAGAAGTAGCTGGCAGCAAAGCTGACAGCCCTGTAGAAACGTTGGAAGAAGTGACTCTGGATTTGGACGATGCCATCGAAATTGAAGAGTAATTTTGCAAAATAGGTCGCAAGACCGATGGTTTTTGTGATATAATAGACTACGATATTAGTATCGTGTAGCGAAAGGAGTACTTACATGATCACAATCTATACTGTCTCAAGTTGTACTAGTTGTAAAAAAGCAAAAACCTGGCTAAACGCTCATCAATTAACTTATAAAGAACAAAATTTAGGCAAAGAAGGCATCACCAAAGAGGAACTTCTGGATATTCTAACCAAAACTGAAAATGGTATTGCGAGCATTGTTTCATCGAAAAATCGCTATGCTAAAGGTTTGGGTGTTGACATTGAGGAATTAAGTGTCAACGAAGTTCTTGACATCATCATGGAGACCCCGCGTATTTTGAAAAGTCCTATCTTAGTGGATGATAAACGTCTCCAAGTTGGTTACAAAGAAGATGATATCCGTGCTTTTCTGCCACGTTCTGTCCGTAATGTTGAAAATGCAGAAGCTCGTCTGCGGGCTGCTCTTTAATCTTTGAATATAACTGAAAGAGTCGGGAAGAGAATCTCGGCTCTTCTTTTTGTTCGGGTTGACAGAGGGCTTTGGCGACGGGATGGATTGACAAGGAGCAGAACTGTGATACAATATCTCTGAGGAGGATGGAAGATGAAGAAAATTTTATTAGGACTGGGATTGAGTGTGGCACTGTTAGCAGGCTGTGGACATAAAAAGACAGAGACGAATTCGAATGCGGCTGACAAGAAAGAAATAAGCAATAATCTGCCTATCATTGATAATGCCAAGCAGCAGGAAGTGATTACTCGGACACTTGTTTTTCCAAAGGATGAACGAGGAAACCAGCAGAGTCAGACAGTGACTTATCAGGGAGAGCATTTCAAACGTTTGGTCATCGAAAGGCTGACTGCGACTGATGATGAGATGAAAGAAGCCATCAAGCAAATGGGGCTGGAGGAAGCGCAGAAGTCGCTCAATGAGTCACTGGAGCAGGATGCAGACTATGTGCAGGCTAGTGGACTTCAAGGCTTCAGCGGTTCAGTGACCATTTTGAATGAGAACGAGCTGAAAATGACTTCTAGCTATGATTTTGAGAGTTTAGATATCGAAAAAGCTGCATCTATGCCTTATTTTCAAAATCTCAAGCTCAAAGAAATGATTAAGCTGACGCCAGAAGAATATATCAACAATCTCCTGATGAATGGAGCAGAAGAGCAGAAATAAGCTGCTCTTTTTTATTACATTTTAATGACAGAGTGACAATCAGTTTGACAGCGCCGTTTTTATAATGATATGATAAAATCAGCTCAATATTGAAGGAGATAAGACATGAGAAAATTAATTGTCTTTTTGCTGGCAGCTTTGGCAATCTTAACAGCCTGCAGTCAGCAGTCAAATAACAGTTCATCCTCACAGGGAGGGGCTGGAAAAGGAGATATTGTCACTAAGTCCTATAAAACTGAGAAGCAATTAGAACATGGGAAAGAAACCAGAATCTTAACCGTCAGCTACAGCGGACAGAAGTATGATAAGGTTATCCTGCATGTCAGCAAGGCTATTCCTGACAACATCAAGGAAGCTTTGTCAAAACAGGATGTTTCCACCGTAAAGAAGGAAATGCTGTCTTTGATCGAAGAAGCACTGGGTCTGAAAGAGGCGGTGAATATCACCGGTCTTGACTTGAAAACAGATATGACAGCGGAAGAGATTTCTCTGGAGATGACTATCGATCCTGAGAATCTAGACTACGAAGCAGCCAAAAAGCTTCCAAACTACGCGCAGCTGTTTGAGCAAATCGAGACCCTGAGTCCGGAAGAATTGCTAAACAAGTTTAAGGGAAGCGACGGTGTGGAAGTGCCGTCTTCAAATTAGGAAGTTTCCATCCAGTTCTCTGAAGAGAGCTGGATTTTTGCTGGATTTCAGAGCCAGACTTCGGATAAATATTAGCTAAAGCTTATTGAAAAATTAGGAGAATTCGGGTGAATTAAATTTGTGAAAAGCCTATAATTATGCTATAATAGGGATATTCTAAAGAAAGAGGGTGTAATTGTGGGATTTACAGATGAAACAGTACGTTTTAATCTCGATGATTCAAATAAAAAGGAAATTAGCGAGACTTTGACCGATGTCTACAAGTCGCTCAATGAAAAAGGATACAATCCAATCAATCAAATCGTGGGATACGTACTCAGTGGTGATCCTGCGTACGTACCTCGCTATAACAACGCCCGCAATCAAATCCGCAAATATGAGCGCGATGAGATTGTTGAGGAGTTGGTTCGTTATTATTTGAAAGGACAAGGCGTCGATCTCTAATGAGAATTATGGGATTAGATGTGGGCTCAAAAACGGTTGGGGTTGCTATTAGTGATCCTCTTGGTTTTACGGCTCAAGGACTGGAGATTATTCCGATTCATGAAGATAAGGGCGAATTCGGCCTAGAGCGCTTGGGCGAGCTGGTTAAAGAGTATAAGGTTGATAAGTTTGTTATTGGCCTGCCTAAGAATATGAACAATACCAGCGGGCCTCGAGTGGAGGCTAGTCAGGCTTATGGCCGGCGGGTTGCTGAGCTTTTTGGTCTGCCGGTTGACTATCAGGATGAGCGTCTGACGACGGTGGCTGCTGAGCGCATGCTGGTGGAGCAGGCGGACATTAGCCGCAGTAAGCGTAAGAAAGTCATTGATAAGCTGGCAGCGCAGCTGATTTTGCAGAATTATCTGGATCGAAATTTTTAGAAAAGAAATGAAGGAGACACTAGTATGACACATGATCATAACCATGACCACGAGCATGAAGAGCGTGAATTAATCACCTTGGTTGACGAGCAAGGGAACGAGACTTTATTTGAAATTCTTTTGACCATTGATGGTAAGGAAGAGTTTGGCAAGAATTATGTTCTTTTGATTCCGGCTAATGCGGAAGAAGATGAGAACGGTGAAGTAGAGATTCAAGCTTATTCCTTTACTGAAAATGAAGATGGTACAGAAGGTGACCTGCAGCCGATCCCAGAAGACTCAGATGCTGAATGGGATATGATTGAAGAAGTCTTCAACAGCTTTATGGAAGAGTAAGACTAGCCTAGTCTCATTTCCAGAAATGGACAAGTGTGGGCGAAAAGCTAGCTAAACTTGACAGATGAAGGAAGTAGCTAAGACTTGGCTATTTTCCGTCTTATATCATAAAGATTAGAAAGAGGAGCGAGTTGCAATTCAGATTTGAATTCTGCTTCGCTGCTCTTTTTTGGGTAAGGAAATGAATGAAATTGAAGAATGGCTGAACAGCCGAATTGGGCTAAACTTTCGTTCGGGACTAGGGCGGATGCGGCAGGCAGTGACTCTTTTGGGGAATCCTGAGCGGAGCTATCCAACGATTCATGTAACTGGTACAAATGGCAAAGGTTCTACTATTGCTTTTATGCGTCAGCTGTTTGCGGGGCATGGTCGCAAGACAGGAAGTTTCACCTCGCCTCACATGATTAGTATTCATGATCGGATTTGTATCAACGGTCAACCGATTGCTTCAGCTGATTTTATCCGTCTGGGTCAGCAGGTGCAAAAGATGGAGCAAGAACTGCTCAAAAGCCATGACCAGCTGTCCTATTTTGAAATTCTGACCTTGATTGCTTTTCTCTATTTCAAGGAGCAGGAAGTGGATTTGGCCTTGATTGAGGTAGGGATTGGTGGACTCTTGGACACGACTAATGTCATTACAGGTGATATTGCGGTCATCAGCTCCGTAGGCTTGGACCATCAGGAGACTCTGGGAGGGAGCTTGACGGCGATTGCGGAGCAAAAGGCAGGGATTTTCAAGCCGGGGCGGCCAGCAGTCATCGGACCGATGTCAGAGGAGGCGCGATTGGTTTGTGAGCAGCGAGCACAGGAGCTGGGAATAGAACTCTATCAGTATGGTTGCGATTTTTCTCTGGCAAATCAGACTTTTTCCAATTCGACTATGACCCTATCAAATCTTGAACTGGGTCTCAAGGGGGGCTATCAGGAGGAAAATGCAGCGCTGGCTCTGCAGGCATTCCTGCTCTTCATGCAGCAGCAGGGCTGGGAAATAGATTCTGCTAAGATTCGGACAGCCTTGCAGGAGACTCGATGGGCAGGGCGTTTGGAGGAAACCGGTCCAGGTATTTATCTAGATGGGGCCCATAATCTGCCTGCGCTGGAAAGGTTAGTAGAGTTTATCCAAAGCCAGAATGACAAAGAGTGCCTGCTTCTTTTCGGTGCTCTCAAGCGTAAGGACTATAGCGCTATGCTGGCTTATTTGCGAGAGGCTCTGCCAGATGTTCAGTTGACGGTTACTTCCTTTTCTGATGGAGATTCCCTTGGTCAAGATGAAGCGGAAGGCTTCTTCTACATAGAGGATTATCGGCAGCTTATTCAGAATTTTAAGGAGAGGCAAAACGATAATCAGCTACTTTTCATTACGGGTTCCCTCTATTTTATTGCAGAAGTCAGAGCTTATTTGACAAGTTTATAAATTGACCGCCAGAGTCCTGCTTTGGTAAAATAAAGACAGAAGAAAAAGGAGAATACTATGGCAATTTCTAAAAAGTTAATGATTTCAGGTCTAACTGCTGCGGCTATTTTGGCCTTGGCAGCTTGCGGTTCTAATCAGAACCAGACGGCACCTTCCTCTCAGTCTCAGTCAGTCGCTTCCAGCAAGTCAGCAGAGTCTTCGTCGATAGCTAGCACGTCTAGTGCGGCCAATAGTAGCTCATCTGCTTCTGCATCCTCTTCTGAACAAGCAGCCAATGGCGAGCTGGATGGCAGCTATCAGACAAGTCATGAAGGCGATCAGCTGACCTTACAGATTTCAGGAACTACTGGCCAGCTGACTAAAGTCGAGGCGGATGGTGATCAGGAAATTGAACAGGTTCAGATTGATGTTACCAACCAGACTATGGTCATTGGAGATGATGTCAAGCGCTATCGCATTGAGGGCAATCAGCTGACAATTGAGGACCTTTCTCAAGAGCCTTATGATGATGACACACTGGTCTTTACCAAACAATGATGAAAGAGCCCTGTCTTGAATAGGGCTTTTCCTTTTATCGGTTCTAATCTTTCAGTGAAATTAGAAGGATAGCGGTGTTTAAATGCTGCTCTTGGTTTTTCATCAGCTAGAAATACGATTTACATTGATATAAAGGTTGTTTTAAGGCGCTTTTACTGCTATACTAGAATATATGCAATGAGATAGGAGAGTGTATGACTTTCAGGAAATTCCGCTTATTAATGTCAAAATATGGTTTTAGCATCATTATAATGCTGCTGGAGCTGGCCTTTGTCTTTGTTGCGTTTTTCTATTTAAATGAGATTGCACCTAACTGGCTGTCAGTAGTTATGATTGTGTTTTTGTATATCGGAACCATTTTAGCCATTGTCAACCGCAATATGCCACCAGAGAGCAAGGTGACCTGGCTCTTAATTGCCGTCGTGCCGGTCTTTGGCTTCCTGCTCTATCTGATGTTTGGCGAGCGGCGGCTGTCTAAAAAAGAAATGATTCAGCTGGAAAATATGGACTCCATGAAATTTCGAGAGGACAACAGCTATGATCTTCGTGTCCAGCTGAAAAAAGAAAACAAGTCGGCTTATGGTATTATCAAGTCGCTGCTGAGTATGGACAATAATGCGGATGTCTATGACGGTACAGCTTCTCACTATTTCCCCATCGGAGAGGAGATGTTTGAGGCCATGCTGGCTGATCTGCGGGCTGCTGAGAAATTCATTTTTCTGGAATTTTTTATCATCGATGAAGGGCTGATGTGGGACAGTGTTCTGGAAATCTTGGTCGAAAAAGCTGCTCAGGGCATTGAAGTCAAGCTGCTCTATGATGATATTGGCTGCATGGCCACTTTGCCAGGCGATTATACGCGTAAGCTGCGCAAGATGGGCATCGAGGCTTATAAGTTTAACAAGGTGATTCCGCGAACGACGGTAGCCTATAACAATCGTGACCACCGCAAGATTTTGGTCATTGACGGTCAGGTTGGCTATACTGGCGGCATCAATCTGGCTGACGAGTATATCAATCATATTGTTCGTTTTGGCCACTGGAAAGATGGCGGTGTCCGCTTGGAAGGTCGGGCAGTCAAGGCTCTGACGCGTCTCTTTCTCATGAACTGGTACATCAACCGCGGGGAAATCACTGACTTTGACAAGTACCATCTGGAAAATAAAGCTGTCGAAGGCAGAGGGCTTTACATTCCCTATGGCAGCGGGCCTAAGCCTATTTATAAGGGTCAGGTTGGCAAAATAGTCTATCAAAATATTATCAGTCAGGCTACGGACTATGTCTACATTACCACGCCTTATCTGATTATTGACTATGACCTGACGGAGGATATTAAGAATGCTGCTATGCGGGGAGTGGATGTCCGCATCGTGACTCCTTTCATTCCGGACAAGAAGCTGATTCAGATTGTTACCCGCGGAGCCTATCCGGATCTGATGGAAGCGGGGGTTAAGATCTTTGAGTACACGCCTGGGTTTATCCACAGCAAGCATGTGGTGGCCGATGATGAATTTGCTGTGGTAGGGACGATTAACTTTGACTACCGCAGTTTGGTGCACCACTATGAAAATGCAGTCCTGATGTACCAAACAGAGAGTATCCCAGCTATCAAGGAAGATTTTGAAGCAATTTTTGAAGCTTCTGAGGAAATTCTTCCTGAGAATCTCGATAGCAGCTGGTATCGTCGCTTTATCAAAGAAATTATGCAACTCTTTGCACCCATGCTCTAATGCCAGAGGTGGGCGAG
Protein-coding sequences here:
- a CDS encoding DUF1292 domain-containing protein, with the protein product MTHDHNHDHEHEERELITLVDEQGNETLFEILLTIDGKEEFGKNYVLLIPANAEEDENGEVEIQAYSFTENEDGTEGDLQPIPEDSDAEWDMIEEVFNSFMEE
- the cls gene encoding cardiolipin synthase, with the protein product MTFRKFRLLMSKYGFSIIIMLLELAFVFVAFFYLNEIAPNWLSVVMIVFLYIGTILAIVNRNMPPESKVTWLLIAVVPVFGFLLYLMFGERRLSKKEMIQLENMDSMKFREDNSYDLRVQLKKENKSAYGIIKSLLSMDNNADVYDGTASHYFPIGEEMFEAMLADLRAAEKFIFLEFFIIDEGLMWDSVLEILVEKAAQGIEVKLLYDDIGCMATLPGDYTRKLRKMGIEAYKFNKVIPRTTVAYNNRDHRKILVIDGQVGYTGGINLADEYINHIVRFGHWKDGGVRLEGRAVKALTRLFLMNWYINRGEITDFDKYHLENKAVEGRGLYIPYGSGPKPIYKGQVGKIVYQNIISQATDYVYITTPYLIIDYDLTEDIKNAAMRGVDVRIVTPFIPDKKLIQIVTRGAYPDLMEAGVKIFEYTPGFIHSKHVVADDEFAVVGTINFDYRSLVHHYENAVLMYQTESIPAIKEDFEAIFEASEEILPENLDSSWYRRFIKEIMQLFAPML
- a CDS encoding competence/damage-inducible protein A; translation: MKINFFKIFCDKIKPIPNSKVGGSMKAEIIAVGTEILTGQIVNTNAQFLSEKLASLGIDVYFQTAVGDNENRLLSVLEIAQGRSNLIILTGGLGPTEDDLTKQTLAKFLGRELNFDSQAVEKLDRFFASRPDYARTPNNERQAQLVEGSTPLPNATGLAVGGLLEADGVTYVVLPGPPSELKPMVNNELVPLLSTGQKLYSRVLRFFGIGESQLVTILSEMIEQQSDPTIAPYAKTGEVTLRLSTKALSQAEADTKFEAVEKEILAHKTFEGHSLSEIFYGYGDDNSLAQVAFDLLKNQGKSISAAESLTAGLFQATLADFAGASSIFSGGFVTYSMVEKSRMLDIPLGDLEKHGVVSAFTAGKMAEQARKLTESDLAVSLTGVAGPESLEDHPAGTVFIGLASAAGTETIKVNIAGRSRRDVRKIAVLHAFNLVRKTLLNS
- a CDS encoding ATP-binding cassette domain-containing protein, with translation MTIEIVNVTKKYGSKEIFTDLNLTFEAGKSYALIGGSGSGKSTLLNIIGRLEKIDSGKVLVDKQDIWKTKERTYFKNTIGYVFQNYSLIENKTVYDNLKLLNKDKKIISEILEKVGLSTDYLKHKIYELSGGQAQRVAIARMLMKPRKIILADEPTGALDSEIGNEIINLLLSEAAKNNYVIIATHDPAVYSKVDVIVDIKDIGSKA
- the ruvX gene encoding Holliday junction resolvase RuvX, which encodes MRIMGLDVGSKTVGVAISDPLGFTAQGLEIIPIHEDKGEFGLERLGELVKEYKVDKFVIGLPKNMNNTSGPRVEASQAYGRRVAELFGLPVDYQDERLTTVAAERMLVEQADISRSKRKKVIDKLAAQLILQNYLDRNF
- a CDS encoding IreB family regulatory phosphoprotein, with the protein product MGFTDETVRFNLDDSNKKEISETLTDVYKSLNEKGYNPINQIVGYVLSGDPAYVPRYNNARNQIRKYERDEIVEELVRYYLKGQGVDL
- a CDS encoding bifunctional folylpolyglutamate synthase/dihydrofolate synthase; this encodes MNEIEEWLNSRIGLNFRSGLGRMRQAVTLLGNPERSYPTIHVTGTNGKGSTIAFMRQLFAGHGRKTGSFTSPHMISIHDRICINGQPIASADFIRLGQQVQKMEQELLKSHDQLSYFEILTLIAFLYFKEQEVDLALIEVGIGGLLDTTNVITGDIAVISSVGLDHQETLGGSLTAIAEQKAGIFKPGRPAVIGPMSEEARLVCEQRAQELGIELYQYGCDFSLANQTFSNSTMTLSNLELGLKGGYQEENAALALQAFLLFMQQQGWEIDSAKIRTALQETRWAGRLEETGPGIYLDGAHNLPALERLVEFIQSQNDKECLLLFGALKRKDYSAMLAYLREALPDVQLTVTSFSDGDSLGQDEAEGFFYIEDYRQLIQNFKERQNDNQLLFITGSLYFIAEVRAYLTSL
- a CDS encoding transcriptional regulator Spx, with the translated sequence MITIYTVSSCTSCKKAKTWLNAHQLTYKEQNLGKEGITKEELLDILTKTENGIASIVSSKNRYAKGLGVDIEELSVNEVLDIIMETPRILKSPILVDDKRLQVGYKEDDIRAFLPRSVRNVENAEARLRAAL
- the recA gene encoding recombinase RecA; translated protein: MAKKQKKLDEISKKFGDERQKALDNALKNIEKDFGKGAIMRLGERAEQKVQVMSSGSLALDIALGAGGYPKGRIIEIYGPESSGKTTVALHAVAQAQKEGGIAAFIDAEHALDPSYAAALGVNIDELLLSQPDSGEQGLEIAGKLIDSGAVDLVVVDSVAALVPRAEIDGDIGDSHVGLQARMMSQAMRKLSASINKTKTIAIFINQLREKVGVMFGNPETTPGGRALKFYASVRLDVRGNTQIKGTGDEKDTNVGKETKIKVVKNKVAPPFKEAFVEIMYGEGISKTGELIKIATDLDIIKKAGAWYSYNDEKIGQGSENAKKYLADHPEVFDEIDRQVRVRYGLIEGDELAEVAGSKADSPVETLEEVTLDLDDAIEIEE
- a CDS encoding helix-turn-helix transcriptional regulator, whose protein sequence is MKISQVLKDIRQQNQLTQEALAERLKVSRSAIRWESEKGIPDIGNLIAISREFDISLDTLIKEDERLEKKVIEDSKAKKWHYLVIFYLFSVLVEIAIFAYLHHIFMAGFLISTLFMLFYELRIFIKEKIWMQKG